In one window of Pseudobdellovibrionaceae bacterium DNA:
- a CDS encoding flagellar basal body-associated FliL family protein: MADEVKTDDESLTEDGDLFSLDDLDKMLEDTDPEFAQSLDEMKNDKDLQSAEVQDIEIDEGESSEPGQPSKMKLALKKVLRPIKKKVITPARKIVNAAIGRLVWTKAWVKRTTKEAKTFVINDLPDRIKYFRSHFKKTAHDRWLWFKALSGMQKTLVALVVPFISLVSALVIMVTKGVSLPMLEPPLIGNLEEYADSVVKYNVATDMVNYYRAFRQNEFTVQLDRIVVNIRPSQSSSSLPMAAIRLYLAGSTQQTAIEIKDREKELKDVISRVVEDMSYDDLNSTRGKEQLKERVINAVNQRLNVGIVMAVYMETFVIKP, from the coding sequence ATGGCCGACGAAGTAAAAACAGATGACGAGTCACTTACCGAAGATGGGGATCTCTTTTCTTTAGATGACCTCGACAAAATGCTAGAGGACACCGATCCTGAGTTTGCTCAATCCCTCGACGAAATGAAAAACGACAAAGATCTACAGTCGGCTGAGGTTCAAGATATTGAGATCGATGAAGGTGAGTCCAGCGAACCAGGTCAACCGTCGAAAATGAAGTTGGCATTGAAGAAAGTCCTCAGGCCAATCAAAAAAAAGGTAATCACCCCCGCTCGAAAAATAGTGAATGCCGCAATTGGCCGGTTGGTCTGGACCAAGGCATGGGTTAAACGTACAACAAAAGAAGCAAAAACATTTGTAATCAATGATCTTCCTGACCGAATTAAATATTTTCGTTCCCATTTTAAGAAAACGGCCCATGACAGATGGTTGTGGTTTAAAGCTTTGTCTGGGATGCAAAAGACCCTGGTGGCCCTGGTTGTGCCGTTCATTAGCTTGGTCTCTGCACTGGTAATTATGGTTACAAAGGGGGTCTCACTACCTATGCTAGAGCCCCCGCTTATTGGAAATCTAGAGGAGTATGCCGACTCGGTGGTCAAATACAATGTGGCCACAGATATGGTCAATTACTACCGGGCATTTCGTCAAAACGAGTTTACAGTTCAACTGGATCGCATCGTTGTAAATATTCGTCCCAGTCAAAGTTCATCGTCGCTACCCATGGCTGCAATAAGACTGTATCTAGCTGGTTCAACACAGCAGACAGCCATTGAAATAAAAGACCGAGAAAAAGAGCTAAAAGATGTGATTTCTCGAGTGGTCGAAGACATGTCTTATGACGACTTAAACTCCACTCGCGGAAAAGAACAACTTAAAGAACGGGTGATCAATGCCGTCAATCAGCGCCTCAACGTGGGAATCGTGATGGCTGTCTACATGGAAACTTTTGTGATCAAACCCTAA
- a CDS encoding sigma 54-interacting transcriptional regulator: MPEVYNQRGFLTLVSEKTVRTVEIGQFASIGRSADNTLVIQDDFASGRHARVLNKEGQFFIQDLGSRNGTYVNGAQVLHARLRHHDQVRMGQTQILFSQRLGDLELKVLNSSKNAKWQAQLNRLPAIAQSHLPVLISGPSGSGKEVVAQTLHKLSQRSSGPLININCSALSESLVESELFGHTKGSFTGATDNRKGAFNAARGGTLFLDEIGDLPINLQPKMLRALENNEIKPVGSDTSVSTDVRIIAATHKNIRQKVKSGEFREDLFYRLHVVEIRTPALSERMEDFEELLAFFAQKYRVRFDLATIKELKAYSWPGNIRELRNAVARAAALVNGHAVQPNHIPMIVDQGLPISNMDWFPRPNGLNMIQEMEKNLILELLEKNNGNQRKTARELGMAKSTLHDRIRSYSIDVKVFK; encoded by the coding sequence ATGCCCGAAGTATATAACCAACGTGGATTCCTCACCTTGGTTTCTGAAAAAACCGTTCGCACTGTTGAAATTGGGCAATTTGCTAGCATCGGACGAAGTGCCGACAATACCCTGGTGATCCAAGATGATTTTGCCTCAGGAAGGCACGCGCGAGTGCTAAATAAAGAGGGACAATTCTTTATTCAAGACCTTGGCAGTCGCAACGGCACTTATGTTAACGGAGCCCAAGTATTACACGCCCGTCTGCGCCACCATGATCAGGTTCGAATGGGGCAAACACAAATTTTGTTCTCTCAACGACTGGGTGATCTTGAGCTGAAAGTCCTAAATTCAAGCAAAAATGCCAAATGGCAAGCTCAACTGAACCGCCTACCAGCGATTGCACAATCCCATTTACCTGTGCTTATTTCAGGTCCATCTGGTTCAGGCAAAGAGGTGGTTGCCCAAACTCTTCACAAACTTTCTCAACGCTCAAGTGGCCCACTTATTAACATCAATTGCAGTGCGCTCAGCGAGTCGCTGGTTGAAAGTGAGCTGTTTGGCCACACAAAGGGCAGCTTCACGGGAGCCACCGACAACCGCAAAGGCGCATTTAACGCCGCAAGAGGTGGAACGCTATTTCTCGATGAAATAGGCGACCTTCCAATAAATCTACAGCCAAAAATGCTGCGAGCCCTTGAAAACAATGAAATCAAACCCGTGGGATCTGACACATCCGTCTCCACAGATGTTCGAATCATCGCCGCTACCCATAAGAACATTCGACAAAAAGTTAAATCGGGAGAATTTCGAGAAGATCTCTTCTATCGACTGCACGTGGTGGAGATTCGCACACCAGCCCTTTCCGAACGCATGGAGGACTTTGAAGAACTTTTGGCTTTTTTTGCGCAGAAATATCGTGTTCGATTTGACCTGGCCACAATTAAAGAACTTAAAGCCTATTCTTGGCCCGGCAATATTCGAGAGCTTCGCAATGCGGTGGCCAGAGCTGCGGCTCTCGTTAATGGGCATGCCGTTCAGCCCAACCATATCCCTATGATTGTCGATCAAGGTTTGCCAATTTCAAATATGGACTGGTTTCCTCGCCCCAACGGGCTCAACATGATTCAAGAGATGGAAAAAAATCTAATCTTAGAACTCCTGGAAAAAAACAATGGCAATCAACGCAAAACGGCTCGAGAACTAGGCATGGCCAAAAGCACTTTGCACGATCGCATTCGAAGCTACAGTATTGATGTGAAAGTCTTTAAATAA
- the ysxC gene encoding ribosome biogenesis GTP-binding protein YsxC: MRIQFVKSATEPEHWPQPVRPEVALAGRSNAGKSSFLNALAGSKVAKVSGTPGKTRLLNFFDAGEFYRFVDMPGYGYAARSGGERHNWQPMIERFLTERDVLVGLLLIMDIRREWSEDESLLKNWTDRQNVPLALVLTKSDKLSRGAAFSRKRKLQKDSGVNNVFIVSSLKRDGLKDVEQFVFESWIRSVDEFDAEEELER; this comes from the coding sequence ATGCGAATTCAATTTGTAAAAAGTGCAACAGAGCCAGAGCACTGGCCACAACCTGTGCGGCCGGAAGTGGCTTTGGCTGGCCGATCTAATGCGGGCAAGTCCTCCTTTCTCAATGCTCTTGCCGGCAGTAAAGTGGCAAAAGTGAGCGGCACGCCCGGTAAGACTCGTTTGCTTAATTTTTTTGATGCCGGAGAGTTTTACCGGTTTGTGGACATGCCGGGATACGGCTACGCGGCCCGGTCAGGTGGCGAGCGCCACAATTGGCAGCCAATGATCGAACGGTTTTTAACAGAGCGTGATGTGTTGGTGGGATTATTGTTGATTATGGATATACGACGGGAGTGGTCTGAGGATGAAAGTCTTTTGAAAAATTGGACAGATCGACAAAACGTGCCCTTAGCTTTGGTTTTGACAAAAAGTGACAAGCTGTCACGGGGAGCGGCCTTCAGCCGAAAAAGAAAATTGCAAAAAGACTCTGGGGTCAACAATGTGTTTATTGTTTCTTCATTAAAAAGAGATGGCCTTAAAGATGTGGAGCAATTTGTTTTTGAATCTTGGATTCGTTCCGTCGATGAGTTCGATGCCGAGGAGGAGTTGGAAAGATGA